One Lacticaseibacillus rhamnosus genomic window carries:
- a CDS encoding glycoside hydrolase family 30 protein codes for MHTLTIDGSQLQLEQNEANTIKGFGLLSCNNTSRLLMDYKWEHPQVYQQVLQHLFGGQHPLMRMLKVELGSDSNTSCGTEPAPQRAADEPANVARGMGFQLIADAKKIQPDLKTCMLRWAEPGFLRPSWRQVKSDDPDEKVPTEAFEAMYQYYKQTVIAAWQAYGYLFDYIDPDRNETKHPMYRYLKWFANRLKTDQADFPEGFPVADYHAIKLITSDQNYGTDMGTALLNDPELQAVIPAVGYHYNTDDGPDKPFTKIADQLHKEVWYSEGIAPVTFGTLRTQDTTGIGIGGPMSALDVANRLVKSYARSRRSLYIFQPAIGGLYPGAKYPGKQLLEMDTPWSGYFQQDTVALAVMHHFTDFAVTGWRDQTAAKNWRYVPSATVSEVAGTENLTQAFGAASAMTLVAPDEADYTVVLINDTSAPQTYQIAVKNLAAATKPLHVWQTWADKAGKIHDREKTTTLTPVNGNVTVTIEPRAIISATTADFQPQALLPNPDVKPDQPLQQDPENHVLFHDDYTYADMPADYLTRRGGTPKYTTDMDGAFEVVEQDGKRGLQQKITEQSRALAWETQTDPNFTVGDIRWLNYAAALKFTFDTTTRQNTVSANYIGLGVRSVDDFEGSLFSAPYVATLTIGGKLRFYVRGVLAATLDVPVFDAKVSHELIVEATDRHVTVQVDGQTYVTYDDPSDQPGLAGQVKVGTGYFKTVIQALTVTSTSAPAVLGHRRDDLDASLTFSNDQWERLAARFPHAWERSQSIGEKGATVDFDVEGTGFVLFGMQAHASRLQLAVDGRIQEVVPLTALAKQPNTVVTDLAAGTHHVKVTVIDGSYTFDGVAPIL; via the coding sequence ATGCATACGTTGACGATTGATGGTAGTCAGTTGCAGTTAGAGCAAAACGAAGCCAACACAATTAAAGGGTTTGGACTTCTAAGCTGCAACAATACATCAAGGTTATTAATGGACTATAAGTGGGAACACCCCCAAGTCTATCAGCAAGTGCTGCAACACTTATTCGGCGGACAACACCCTTTAATGCGCATGCTAAAAGTAGAACTTGGCAGCGACTCGAATACATCATGCGGCACCGAACCGGCTCCTCAGCGCGCTGCGGACGAACCGGCTAATGTGGCACGGGGCATGGGGTTTCAGCTCATTGCTGATGCCAAAAAGATTCAGCCGGACTTGAAAACCTGCATGTTACGCTGGGCAGAGCCTGGATTTTTACGGCCAAGTTGGCGCCAGGTGAAGTCCGATGATCCTGATGAAAAGGTGCCGACAGAAGCTTTTGAAGCCATGTATCAGTATTACAAGCAAACGGTGATTGCGGCTTGGCAGGCATATGGTTATCTTTTTGATTACATTGATCCCGACCGTAACGAGACCAAACACCCGATGTATCGCTATCTTAAATGGTTTGCTAACCGGCTGAAAACCGATCAAGCTGATTTCCCTGAAGGTTTTCCAGTAGCAGATTATCATGCAATTAAGTTGATAACGTCAGATCAAAATTATGGAACCGATATGGGGACAGCATTGCTTAACGATCCTGAGTTACAAGCGGTGATTCCGGCAGTTGGCTACCATTACAACACCGATGACGGTCCGGACAAACCATTTACGAAGATTGCCGATCAGCTGCATAAGGAAGTCTGGTACAGTGAAGGCATTGCGCCGGTCACATTCGGCACGCTTAGGACGCAGGATACAACTGGCATTGGCATAGGCGGTCCTATGAGTGCTTTGGATGTTGCCAATCGCCTAGTTAAAAGTTATGCCCGCTCGCGCCGAAGTTTATACATTTTTCAACCAGCGATTGGCGGCTTATATCCCGGCGCAAAATATCCGGGAAAGCAATTACTTGAAATGGATACGCCGTGGTCGGGTTACTTTCAGCAAGATACGGTGGCTTTGGCGGTCATGCATCACTTCACCGATTTTGCCGTGACGGGATGGCGCGATCAAACAGCCGCAAAAAACTGGCGGTATGTTCCGAGTGCCACGGTAAGTGAAGTGGCGGGTACTGAAAATCTGACGCAGGCGTTTGGAGCTGCCAGTGCCATGACTTTAGTTGCCCCGGATGAAGCGGATTACACGGTGGTGCTAATAAACGACACCAGTGCCCCCCAAACCTATCAGATTGCGGTTAAGAATCTGGCTGCTGCGACCAAACCGCTACACGTATGGCAGACTTGGGCCGATAAAGCCGGTAAAATTCACGATCGCGAAAAGACAACCACGCTGACGCCGGTCAATGGAAATGTAACGGTCACGATTGAACCGCGGGCGATCATCAGTGCAACCACCGCGGATTTCCAGCCACAAGCCTTATTACCTAATCCTGATGTTAAGCCTGATCAGCCACTGCAACAGGATCCGGAAAATCACGTTCTTTTCCACGATGATTACACCTATGCCGATATGCCGGCTGATTATCTCACGCGCCGTGGCGGCACCCCGAAATATACAACCGACATGGATGGCGCGTTTGAAGTAGTTGAGCAGGACGGTAAACGCGGGTTACAACAAAAGATTACCGAGCAGTCGCGGGCATTGGCTTGGGAAACGCAAACCGATCCGAACTTTACCGTTGGCGATATTCGTTGGTTAAACTATGCGGCTGCGTTGAAGTTTACGTTTGACACGACAACCCGGCAAAATACTGTCAGTGCCAACTATATTGGCCTTGGCGTGCGGAGTGTGGACGATTTTGAAGGCAGTTTATTCTCGGCGCCATATGTGGCTACGCTGACAATTGGCGGAAAGTTACGCTTTTATGTTCGCGGTGTTTTGGCAGCCACACTTGATGTGCCGGTTTTCGATGCCAAAGTGAGTCACGAACTTATTGTTGAAGCAACAGATCGCCATGTGACGGTGCAAGTCGATGGCCAGACTTATGTAACTTATGACGATCCAAGTGATCAACCGGGTTTGGCGGGGCAAGTCAAAGTCGGCACCGGCTATTTCAAGACGGTGATTCAGGCTTTGACGGTCACGAGTACGTCAGCACCAGCGGTATTAGGACATCGCCGCGATGACTTAGATGCCAGCCTAACGTTTAGTAATGATCAGTGGGAACGCCTTGCTGCACGTTTTCCGCATGCGTGGGAACGCTCGCAGTCAATTGGCGAAAAAGGCGCTACCGTTGACTTTGATGTTGAAGGAACCGGTTTTGTGCTCTTTGGGATGCAAGCACACGCAAGTCGCTTGCAGCTGGCCGTTGACGGGCGGATACAGGAAGTGGTGCCGTTGACTGCGTTGGCCAAGCAACCGAATACGGTGGTGACCGACTTGGCGGCCGGGACTCATCACGTCAAGGTGACGGTCATCGATGGCAGTTATACCTTTGATGGAGTGGCGCCGATTCTATAA
- a CDS encoding sugar kinase yields MTKVLTFGEMMLRLKPYDHQRILQASGFEANYGGSEANVAVSLALLGDEAQYVTKLPDNALGDTARNTIRGLGVDTHKILRGGPRLGIYFFEKGASVRNTNVVYDRAGSSFATAEADEFDWASLLKDVAYFYFSGITPAIGKHMQTAIESAVKYCAAHDITVVCDMNYRGKMWSPAEAQAFFAKVMPYITIVLANDEDFEATLGIKAFDGNMATGIDQIDSFKAGMLQVMKQWPNVKTVASVVRNIHSVEDSWWTGLLAEDGKTYQGPTFHMHVMEGVASGDAFGAGLMHATLHDFDAQAKINYAISASVLKLTISGDLNLITDADVQAVMATGSGVDR; encoded by the coding sequence ATGACAAAAGTATTAACATTCGGCGAGATGATGCTACGGTTAAAGCCGTATGATCATCAACGTATTCTTCAAGCGTCTGGCTTCGAGGCTAATTATGGTGGCTCTGAAGCTAATGTGGCGGTTTCTTTGGCATTGCTTGGCGACGAGGCGCAGTATGTCACCAAGCTGCCTGATAATGCATTAGGCGACACTGCGCGCAACACTATTCGTGGTCTGGGCGTAGATACACATAAGATCTTGCGCGGTGGGCCGCGTTTAGGGATTTATTTCTTTGAAAAAGGGGCCAGTGTGCGCAACACGAATGTCGTGTACGATCGTGCCGGCAGTTCTTTTGCGACCGCTGAAGCTGATGAATTTGATTGGGCCAGTCTGCTTAAAGACGTGGCCTATTTTTATTTTTCCGGAATTACCCCGGCGATCGGCAAACATATGCAGACCGCCATTGAATCAGCCGTTAAATACTGTGCCGCACATGATATTACCGTTGTTTGCGACATGAATTATCGCGGTAAAATGTGGTCGCCTGCAGAAGCTCAGGCATTCTTTGCCAAGGTTATGCCTTATATCACGATTGTTTTGGCTAATGATGAAGATTTTGAAGCAACCTTAGGCATTAAAGCATTTGATGGTAATATGGCGACCGGGATTGATCAGATCGATAGTTTCAAAGCCGGCATGTTGCAGGTGATGAAGCAGTGGCCGAATGTTAAAACCGTGGCCAGTGTTGTGCGGAATATCCACTCGGTTGAAGATAGCTGGTGGACAGGACTTTTGGCTGAAGATGGCAAAACATACCAAGGGCCAACTTTCCATATGCATGTGATGGAAGGCGTGGCGTCAGGTGATGCGTTTGGGGCAGGTTTGATGCACGCCACTCTGCATGACTTTGATGCGCAGGCCAAGATTAATTATGCAATTTCGGCCAGTGTGTTGAAATTGACGATCAGCGGCGATCTGAATTTGATTACGGATGCAGACGTGCAGGCGGTCATGGCAACCGGCAGCGGTGTTGATCGTTAG
- a CDS encoding alpha/beta hydrolase, translating into MSKKKTICFYAMTAILFALIFIVAVFLRVKTFEYIILLILIAGLIYLKQSQRIVRLWQISLISIGLFFIACLTTALTRPNLKVSLSGNLINNAFQMINRHYESQHGESFIIKKMETPSNYHFQDWQPPKTYRNQEVHLKHARAYLLSKKQPDASKKVVYQIHGGGYLSGFSNTYNQAALRYSQSDHHATVFSLDYRTAPKYRFPAALNDAIDGYRWLLQHGYQPQNIIIAGDSSGAGLSLALTLYLRDHKLALPRALVLASPWTDLTASGSSYHTKVTSDPLFGSSTIKTAPKYPVPITYAGSHNLKDPYLSPAFGNFKGLPPMLIQTGSHELLLSDSTTVVKKARAAHVQVKFVEFSGMYHIFYISTPQIPEAQRAWQNITSFIAKHS; encoded by the coding sequence ATGTCAAAAAAGAAAACAATTTGTTTCTATGCTATGACCGCGATTTTGTTTGCCTTGATTTTTATAGTCGCAGTTTTCTTGAGGGTCAAGACTTTTGAATATATCATCCTGCTTATCCTGATTGCCGGTTTAATTTATCTGAAACAATCACAACGAATAGTACGGCTTTGGCAAATCTCTTTAATCTCCATCGGTTTGTTCTTCATTGCCTGTCTAACAACCGCTTTGACTCGGCCAAATCTAAAGGTTTCATTGTCTGGCAATCTTATTAATAACGCTTTTCAGATGATTAATCGCCACTATGAGTCACAACATGGCGAGTCGTTTATCATTAAAAAAATGGAGACACCATCTAATTACCACTTCCAGGATTGGCAACCACCTAAGACCTATCGAAATCAAGAAGTTCATCTCAAGCATGCACGTGCTTACTTACTTTCAAAAAAGCAGCCCGATGCATCAAAAAAAGTCGTTTATCAAATTCACGGTGGTGGTTATCTAAGCGGCTTTAGTAACACTTATAACCAAGCCGCTCTGCGTTACTCACAATCGGATCATCACGCGACCGTTTTTTCATTAGATTATCGCACTGCGCCAAAGTATCGGTTCCCTGCAGCATTGAACGATGCCATTGACGGCTATCGTTGGTTGCTGCAGCACGGCTATCAGCCTCAAAACATTATAATTGCTGGTGACTCTTCAGGTGCCGGTCTTTCACTTGCATTAACCCTATACCTCCGTGATCATAAGCTTGCATTACCTCGAGCACTCGTTTTGGCCTCGCCTTGGACTGATTTAACCGCAAGTGGCAGCTCGTATCATACGAAAGTTACCAGCGATCCTTTATTTGGTTCATCGACAATCAAGACTGCTCCTAAATATCCGGTTCCCATTACTTACGCCGGTTCACACAATTTGAAAGACCCTTATTTATCACCTGCTTTTGGGAACTTTAAGGGCCTTCCTCCCATGCTCATCCAAACGGGTAGTCATGAGCTGCTACTGAGTGACAGTACGACAGTCGTCAAAAAAGCGCGCGCTGCTCATGTTCAGGTTAAGTTTGTCGAATTTAGTGGTATGTACCATATTTTCTATATTTCCACCCCACAAATTCCAGAGGCTCAGCGCGCTTGGCAAAACATTACTTCCTTTATTGCTAAGCATTCATGA
- a CDS encoding pyridoxamine 5'-phosphate oxidase family protein translates to MNEKFLEVLKHEGPVTIVTINGNPAHVVNTWMSYVSRKDDELYIPAAGMHSIEGDFAKDNHVLLTFGSKEVEGTVGPGAGFHVFGTGRFVDQGPAFAAKKEKFPWLTRLLIVHVDEVQQKI, encoded by the coding sequence ATGAATGAAAAGTTCCTCGAAGTGTTGAAGCACGAAGGTCCTGTTACGATTGTTACCATCAACGGCAACCCGGCTCACGTGGTCAATACCTGGATGTCTTATGTCAGCCGCAAAGACGATGAACTCTATATTCCTGCAGCCGGTATGCACAGTATCGAAGGCGACTTTGCTAAGGATAACCATGTTCTTTTAACGTTTGGTTCCAAGGAAGTTGAAGGAACAGTTGGACCCGGCGCCGGTTTCCATGTGTTTGGTACTGGCCGATTTGTCGATCAAGGCCCGGCGTTTGCAGCCAAGAAGGAAAAGTTTCCCTGGCTAACCCGCCTGCTGATTGTTCACGTTGATGAGGTTCAACAGAAAATTTAG
- a CDS encoding GntR family transcriptional regulator: MQISNYQDEAYNAIKEMILSMQLTPGEKVDKTELSAQLKIGATPIREAIIRLRREGLFNVIPQSGTYVSKINLDEMYQGRFARVNLERTIVADAVDVMTPDQIAKLEQQIALQGVYEHSRDYDHFFDLDHDFHEIFYMADHKQFVWAWVQQMNLQFNRYRYLRLEVSGLKWHNIITEHQAIVDAVKAKDAELASHLVADHLLAIDDDVKAVLSAYPNYFEGKAAPSHQPD, encoded by the coding sequence ATGCAAATATCGAATTATCAAGATGAAGCATATAACGCTATCAAGGAGATGATTCTCAGCATGCAGCTGACCCCCGGGGAAAAAGTCGACAAGACTGAATTGAGCGCGCAACTCAAGATCGGTGCGACCCCGATCCGGGAGGCCATTATCCGCTTACGGCGGGAAGGACTATTTAATGTCATTCCTCAAAGCGGTACTTATGTATCAAAGATCAATCTGGATGAAATGTATCAAGGCCGGTTTGCCCGGGTCAATTTGGAAAGGACGATTGTGGCGGACGCAGTTGATGTCATGACGCCAGATCAAATTGCTAAATTGGAACAGCAAATTGCGTTGCAGGGTGTTTATGAGCATTCTCGGGATTACGATCATTTTTTTGATCTTGATCACGACTTTCATGAAATATTTTATATGGCCGATCATAAGCAGTTTGTCTGGGCTTGGGTACAGCAAATGAATTTGCAATTTAATCGCTACCGATACTTACGGTTGGAAGTTAGCGGCTTGAAATGGCATAACATTATCACGGAACATCAGGCAATTGTCGATGCAGTCAAGGCTAAAGATGCTGAGTTAGCCAGTCATTTGGTTGCGGATCATTTGTTAGCGATTGATGACGATGTTAAGGCAGTTTTAAGTGCCTATCCTAACTATTTTGAAGGAAAAGCAGCGCCAAGCCATCAGCCTGACTAA
- a CDS encoding MFS transporter, whose product MTNSPVSHRTQLAILSAGLLTFVGILVETSMNVTFPTLIKTLHVSLSTVQWLTSGYLLMVTLVMSTTAFLLRRFNTRLLFRAAICCALAGTLLCIWAPNFPILFAGRLLQALATGVSTPLMFHLILTTIPQAHLGIYVGMASVVTSLAPALGPTYGGLLTYYASWRMIFWLVMPIILLVWFMGEATIRVKAHSTSDRFDFLGFLLLALGLFSLIEVLDQFTAAGVTGAFWAYVIALIIAIIGMGRHLKHTHSPLLNFSLFKNAGIRARAINFFILQFSNIGIAFVIPIFAENVLHTNASVAGLLLLPGSLIGAAVSPIGGALYDRFGARRLLLTSNAAMFVGAVLLGSFTHQLNIPLIVGFYIIFRAGFNLGFGNTMSDASTMVSGSAKADINALFNTLQQYAGSLGTASLSAIITFQNRLSPSGADATGSQIDFMLLAVLAVLTFMVQWRLHASK is encoded by the coding sequence ATGACGAATTCACCTGTTTCACACCGTACGCAATTAGCCATTTTATCTGCCGGCTTGCTGACTTTTGTCGGTATTCTGGTGGAAACTTCTATGAACGTCACTTTTCCAACCTTGATCAAAACCCTCCATGTATCGTTATCAACCGTTCAGTGGCTGACCTCAGGCTATCTTCTGATGGTAACGCTGGTCATGAGTACCACCGCTTTCTTATTGCGGCGCTTCAACACGCGTTTATTATTCCGGGCAGCCATTTGCTGTGCGCTCGCGGGGACGCTGCTGTGTATCTGGGCACCGAATTTTCCGATTCTGTTTGCTGGTCGGCTGCTGCAGGCACTTGCTACCGGGGTTTCCACGCCGTTAATGTTCCACCTTATCCTGACCACGATTCCTCAAGCACATCTTGGCATTTATGTCGGCATGGCCAGCGTGGTCACCTCGCTGGCACCGGCTTTGGGCCCGACATATGGCGGTTTGCTAACTTACTACGCGTCATGGCGGATGATTTTCTGGCTTGTCATGCCCATCATCTTACTTGTCTGGTTCATGGGTGAAGCAACGATTCGGGTCAAAGCACACTCAACCTCTGATCGCTTCGATTTCCTCGGATTCCTCTTGCTGGCGCTGGGTCTCTTTTCACTGATCGAAGTGCTGGATCAGTTCACGGCGGCCGGTGTGACCGGTGCCTTCTGGGCCTATGTCATCGCGCTTATAATTGCCATCATCGGGATGGGCCGCCACTTAAAACACACCCATTCGCCATTGCTTAATTTTTCGCTATTCAAAAATGCCGGCATTCGTGCCCGCGCGATTAACTTCTTCATCCTGCAATTCAGCAACATCGGTATTGCATTTGTCATCCCGATCTTTGCCGAAAATGTCTTGCATACCAACGCTTCAGTGGCTGGCTTGTTACTACTGCCCGGTTCACTGATCGGGGCCGCGGTTTCACCGATTGGCGGTGCGCTTTACGATCGTTTTGGCGCCCGCCGCTTGCTACTCACCAGTAATGCCGCAATGTTTGTCGGCGCCGTTTTACTTGGCAGCTTCACTCACCAGTTGAACATTCCCTTAATTGTCGGTTTTTATATCATCTTCCGAGCGGGCTTCAATCTGGGCTTTGGCAACACCATGTCCGACGCCAGCACTATGGTATCCGGATCAGCTAAAGCAGACATTAACGCTTTGTTCAACACCCTTCAGCAATACGCCGGATCACTGGGAACAGCCAGCTTGTCAGCCATCATCACGTTTCAAAATCGCCTATCACCATCTGGCGCCGATGCAACCGGCAGTCAAATTGACTTCATGCTGCTCGCGGTACTCGCCGTGTTAACGTTTATGGTTCAATGGCGGTTACACGCTTCAAAATGA
- a CDS encoding IS30 family transposase, giving the protein MTHSQTNTHKHYQQLSFSDRATIQALQAAGDTATVIAQKLHRSKATISREITRGSVTQLDSKRHSHQVYLAETAQAMHDRKRDRTGHYAFLKTGRAFFKALARELTRKPRVHSVDSFVHFYRDQGKACPSTTTVYRYIDAGLLELDNMTLPKKLRRRIKGYKNAHKRKNKKIYGDSIELRPAAVNDRTGVGHWEGDLVKGIRLADEPALMTLTERYSRTEIIVKIPDYHAGTCLKALQDTIDDYGAKEFESITFDNGSEFAKLSEIVGTQIYFAHPYSPWERGTNENANGLLREFFPKGKSLRAVTLVEIQAVQSALNHRPRRILNYLRPCDYYRCMA; this is encoded by the coding sequence ATGACCCACTCTCAGACTAACACCCACAAGCATTACCAACAACTCAGTTTTAGCGACCGTGCTACAATTCAGGCCCTTCAGGCTGCTGGTGACACCGCGACCGTGATTGCACAGAAGCTTCATCGCAGTAAAGCGACAATCTCACGAGAAATCACGCGTGGATCTGTAACTCAGCTCGACTCGAAGCGTCACTCGCATCAAGTCTATCTTGCGGAAACTGCCCAAGCCATGCACGACCGTAAACGCGATAGAACCGGTCACTACGCCTTTCTTAAGACCGGCCGTGCGTTCTTCAAGGCTCTCGCCAGGGAGCTTACTCGTAAGCCGCGCGTACACAGCGTTGATAGCTTCGTACACTTCTATCGCGACCAGGGCAAGGCTTGCCCTTCAACGACAACTGTGTATCGCTACATCGACGCCGGGCTGCTTGAGCTAGACAACATGACACTTCCCAAGAAGCTCCGACGCCGCATCAAAGGCTATAAGAACGCCCACAAGCGCAAGAATAAGAAGATATACGGCGACTCAATCGAGTTGCGTCCTGCGGCCGTGAATGACCGCACAGGCGTGGGACATTGGGAAGGCGACTTGGTCAAAGGTATTCGCTTAGCTGATGAGCCAGCATTAATGACGCTCACAGAACGGTACAGCCGGACTGAGATCATCGTCAAGATTCCTGACTATCATGCGGGCACCTGCCTTAAAGCCTTGCAGGACACGATCGACGACTACGGGGCCAAGGAATTTGAGAGTATCACTTTTGACAATGGTTCCGAGTTTGCCAAGTTATCAGAGATTGTTGGAACCCAGATTTACTTCGCACATCCGTACTCGCCTTGGGAGCGTGGCACAAACGAGAACGCCAATGGACTGCTTAGGGAATTCTTCCCGAAAGGGAAGTCTCTCAGAGCAGTTACCCTGGTTGAAATTCAAGCAGTCCAATCCGCACTGAACCATCGTCCCAGACGTATTCTGAACTATCTTCGCCCATGCGATTACTACCGATGCATGGCGTAA
- a CDS encoding MFS transporter: MANDVKNDPKAVKTTVGVVTNAKIQDSQQPKMPLGVATAMFLAPLCWYGPIGSTRSVLIPQLFSQIDSAHKVWAVGILATVASITGAIANLLFGAFSDVTRTRFGKRKPYIVLGTIAIALSLVAIANTTSITAIIFIWIIAAAAENAIAAAIYPQISDRVAPKWRGTVSTFYGVGFTIAQQGFALLAAQFLGNVKFGIYVMASMTVVLAIIHVLLINEKSNLDEPKIKLDKESLKKYFFFPTHDARDFYLALSGKFLMVVGSTIVTTFLLFIFTDYIGQSTKQAGGSISVFSTIMLVIGVFFALVGGPLADKMKRVKGPVVIATFALAVAALFPLFVKEAWAMFAYAVIAAFGNGLYNSVDGALNMDVLPSSDTAGKDLGLINLANTLGQMLGAMVASAIVEGFGYQAVFIFAVAMEIIGGFLIAAIKRVR, encoded by the coding sequence ATGGCAAATGATGTTAAGAACGATCCTAAAGCGGTCAAAACGACGGTTGGGGTTGTTACCAACGCAAAGATTCAAGATTCACAGCAGCCAAAGATGCCACTTGGTGTTGCAACCGCAATGTTCCTCGCGCCACTTTGCTGGTACGGGCCAATCGGTTCAACCCGAAGCGTTTTAATTCCACAACTATTTAGTCAAATTGATTCGGCACACAAGGTTTGGGCTGTCGGCATTCTGGCAACCGTTGCGTCTATCACCGGTGCGATTGCCAACTTATTGTTTGGTGCTTTTTCTGATGTGACGCGAACCCGTTTTGGTAAGCGGAAACCTTATATTGTCCTTGGTACCATAGCAATCGCGCTTTCACTGGTCGCCATTGCTAATACGACTTCAATTACTGCTATCATCTTTATCTGGATCATCGCGGCGGCGGCCGAAAACGCGATTGCCGCAGCGATTTATCCGCAAATATCGGATCGGGTTGCACCTAAATGGCGTGGCACTGTTTCAACCTTTTACGGCGTTGGTTTCACGATCGCGCAACAAGGTTTTGCTCTGTTAGCCGCTCAATTCCTTGGCAATGTTAAATTCGGTATTTATGTCATGGCAAGCATGACCGTTGTGTTGGCCATTATCCACGTTCTGTTGATCAACGAAAAGAGCAACCTGGACGAACCAAAGATCAAGCTCGACAAAGAATCACTCAAGAAGTACTTCTTCTTCCCAACCCATGATGCGCGCGACTTTTATCTCGCCTTGTCAGGTAAGTTCCTGATGGTTGTCGGTTCTACGATTGTTACCACATTCCTTTTGTTCATCTTCACCGACTATATTGGCCAAAGCACCAAACAAGCTGGCGGTTCCATCTCTGTATTTTCAACCATCATGTTAGTCATTGGTGTCTTCTTCGCTTTAGTTGGCGGTCCACTTGCCGATAAAATGAAGCGGGTTAAGGGTCCGGTTGTTATCGCAACATTCGCCTTAGCCGTAGCTGCTTTGTTCCCATTGTTTGTCAAAGAAGCTTGGGCAATGTTTGCCTACGCTGTTATCGCTGCTTTTGGTAATGGCTTGTACAACTCAGTCGATGGCGCGTTGAACATGGATGTGCTGCCATCTTCTGATACTGCTGGTAAAGACTTAGGACTGATCAACTTAGCAAACACGTTGGGCCAGATGCTTGGTGCGATGGTTGCTTCTGCTATTGTTGAAGGCTTCGGTTATCAGGCAGTCTTCATCTTCGCGGTTGCAATGGAAATCATCGGTGGCTTCTTGATTGCCGCCATCAAACGTGTTCGTTAA
- a CDS encoding TetR/AcrR family transcriptional regulator, protein MSKFQETDQTIQQAFFKVLAAEPFETITINKICSAAKISRTTFYRHYMDKYAPSIFKSSATMITNS, encoded by the coding sequence ATGAGTAAATTTCAGGAAACGGATCAAACCATCCAGCAGGCTTTTTTCAAAGTACTGGCTGCTGAGCCTTTTGAAACAATCACAATAAATAAGATCTGTTCTGCAGCAAAAATCAGTCGAACAACTTTTTATCGTCATTATATGGATAAATACGCGCCCTCAATTTTCAAGTCAAGTGCAACGATGATAACGAATTCTTGA